One Caldalkalibacillus uzonensis DNA segment encodes these proteins:
- a CDS encoding alanyl-tRNA editing protein, with protein sequence MTIALFLENSYLKSCNAQVVQINGEEVILDQTIFYPGGGGQEHDTGFLVQNGQEFEVYKVKKQNGQIVHYTKNANRLAKDQVQLVLDWERRYNLMRHHTLLHVLGAVVYNKYGSLCTGNQIYERRARIDFNNLSDLSEEEIKEIEAETNRQIKANHPVSFRVVSREEAEQMPGVIKTLVSLLPPAVQDIRLVKIGDIDEQACGGTHVKETGEIGILQITKVKSKGKNNKRIEVKVLTS encoded by the coding sequence ATGACCATAGCGTTGTTTCTGGAAAACAGTTATCTGAAATCGTGTAATGCACAAGTAGTTCAAATTAATGGAGAGGAAGTGATCCTTGACCAAACTATCTTTTACCCGGGGGGAGGGGGTCAAGAGCATGATACCGGTTTTCTTGTACAGAACGGACAGGAGTTTGAAGTGTACAAGGTGAAAAAGCAAAATGGGCAAATTGTTCACTATACTAAAAATGCAAACCGATTAGCCAAGGATCAAGTGCAACTCGTTTTGGACTGGGAAAGACGTTACAACCTGATGCGGCACCACACTTTATTGCATGTGCTGGGCGCTGTAGTGTACAACAAATATGGATCGTTGTGTACAGGTAACCAAATTTATGAACGCCGGGCACGTATTGACTTCAACAACTTGTCAGACCTGTCTGAGGAGGAAATCAAGGAGATCGAAGCTGAAACCAACCGGCAAATCAAGGCCAATCATCCAGTGTCATTCCGCGTTGTCAGCCGGGAAGAAGCTGAACAAATGCCGGGTGTAATTAAAACACTGGTCAGTCTCTTGCCTCCAGCAGTACAGGATATTCGCTTAGTAAAAATTGGTGATATTGATGAGCAGGCCTGCGGAGGAACACACGTAAAGGAGACAGGTGAAATAGGCATTCTGCAAATCACAAAAGTGAAAAGCAAAGGCAAGAACAATAAACGTATAGAAGTGAAGGTGTTAACTTCTTAA
- a CDS encoding FAD-dependent oxidoreductase: MSKKLKLVLLLCTSVYILFFILSINGHREQDELIMTDVSRLMPVKVMKIVKEKEEEAILQVIQEAKQKGLKISIAGQRHSMGGHTYYKDAVVLDMTEYNRILDFNQEKKTIRVQSGATWDDIQQVINPYGLAVKVMQSQNIFTIGGSMSANAHGRDIRYGSLIDTITSFRLINAEGEIIQVSREENKELFPLVIGGYGLFGVILDVDIELTNDELYEMQTKVMDYKEYAQYFKEEVKDNPDVRMHLARISTAPDSFLTEMYVTDYVLASEEIQKKLGEYNQLKEDQHTWITKLMLGLSRKFDWGKNIFWDMQKSYFMSTNGSLVTRNNVMRSESKFLEYEHQSKTDVLQEYFIPINQFPAYIDALRELLSEEDLNVVNITIRYVQKNEEAVLSYAKDDMFALVLLINHGLSGKEQEEATRVIQKMIDITLDHHGSYYLPYMPYPTKEQMLKAYPRTDEFFQKKLRYDPDELFTNFFYEGYK, from the coding sequence ATATCCAAGAAATTGAAGCTGGTCCTTTTATTATGTACGAGTGTCTACATATTATTTTTTATACTTTCCATTAATGGACATAGAGAACAGGACGAGCTAATCATGACAGATGTAAGCAGATTAATGCCAGTTAAAGTGATGAAGATCGTGAAGGAGAAGGAAGAAGAAGCTATACTTCAAGTCATTCAAGAAGCTAAACAAAAAGGTTTGAAAATATCAATAGCAGGACAACGACATAGTATGGGTGGGCATACCTACTATAAGGATGCAGTTGTGCTAGATATGACGGAGTATAATAGAATACTGGATTTTAATCAGGAGAAGAAGACGATTAGAGTTCAGAGCGGTGCGACCTGGGATGATATTCAACAGGTCATTAATCCCTACGGTTTAGCCGTAAAAGTCATGCAATCACAAAATATATTTACCATTGGCGGGTCGATGAGTGCTAATGCCCATGGACGAGACATTCGTTATGGCTCTCTTATTGATACCATTACATCCTTTAGGCTGATCAATGCTGAAGGAGAAATTATTCAGGTAAGTCGTGAAGAGAATAAAGAGTTATTCCCTCTTGTGATAGGCGGATACGGGCTGTTTGGGGTGATTTTAGATGTAGATATAGAACTGACCAATGATGAACTTTATGAGATGCAAACAAAAGTCATGGATTATAAGGAGTATGCCCAATACTTTAAAGAAGAAGTCAAAGATAATCCTGATGTGCGCATGCACCTGGCGAGAATTTCTACAGCCCCTGATTCGTTCTTAACGGAGATGTATGTAACGGATTATGTTTTAGCCTCTGAAGAAATCCAAAAAAAGCTAGGTGAATATAATCAGCTTAAAGAGGATCAACATACCTGGATCACTAAATTGATGCTGGGTTTATCCCGGAAGTTTGATTGGGGAAAAAATATATTCTGGGATATGCAAAAAAGCTATTTTATGAGTACCAATGGTTCTTTGGTGACTCGAAATAATGTGATGCGTTCAGAATCAAAGTTTTTAGAATATGAACATCAAAGCAAGACCGATGTCCTGCAAGAATATTTCATTCCCATTAATCAATTTCCAGCTTATATAGATGCTTTAAGGGAGCTTCTTAGTGAAGAAGATTTAAATGTAGTTAACATCACCATACGCTATGTCCAAAAAAATGAAGAGGCTGTGTTGTCCTACGCTAAGGATGATATGTTTGCCCTTGTGCTGCTGATTAATCATGGTTTATCGGGTAAGGAACAGGAGGAAGCCACTAGGGTAATACAGAAAATGATAGATATCACGCTTGATCATCATGGCAGCTATTATCTTCCTTACATGCCTTACCCTACAAAGGAACAAATGCTTAAAGCGTACCCTAGAACAGATGAATTTTTTCAAAAGAAACTCAGATATGATCCAGATGAGCTGTTTACTAACTTTTTTTACGAAGGGTATAAATAG
- the pdxA gene encoding 4-hydroxythreonine-4-phosphate dehydrogenase PdxA: MKPVIGITMGDAAGIGPEIIVKALKDVSIYEQCQPVVIGDAKILERANQITNSGLTIRPISNLQEAACRYGTIDCIDLDLLPPDLPFGKVSAAAGDAAFQYVSHAIELAKKGEIQAICTAPLNKEALHKGGHMYPGHTEILADLTGTEDYAMMLSSPKLKVIHITTHVGLIKAIEMINPERTYKVIKLAHETLTKAGKEYPSIAVCGINPHAGENGLFGNGEEEEKLLPGIRKAQSEGINVSGPHPADTLFFRAGRGDFDIVVACYHDQGHGPIKVLGLEAGVNITVGLKGGIIRTSVDHGTAFDIAGKNIADERSMIEAIRVAVELAPKS, encoded by the coding sequence ATGAAACCTGTGATAGGCATTACCATGGGGGACGCTGCCGGCATAGGACCGGAAATTATTGTTAAAGCGCTGAAAGATGTATCAATCTATGAGCAATGTCAACCTGTTGTGATTGGGGATGCCAAAATTTTAGAAAGGGCCAATCAAATCACAAACTCGGGATTAACGATTAGACCGATCTCAAACCTCCAGGAAGCAGCCTGCCGTTATGGTACCATTGATTGCATTGATTTGGATTTACTTCCACCCGACTTACCTTTTGGCAAGGTATCTGCAGCAGCTGGCGACGCAGCTTTTCAATATGTCAGTCATGCCATCGAGCTGGCCAAAAAAGGTGAGATTCAGGCGATCTGCACCGCTCCCCTCAATAAAGAGGCACTGCATAAAGGAGGGCACATGTACCCGGGCCATACAGAAATATTGGCTGATTTAACAGGCACCGAAGATTATGCCATGATGCTCTCATCACCAAAGCTTAAAGTGATTCACATCACCACGCATGTGGGCTTAATTAAAGCCATTGAAATGATCAATCCAGAGCGGACATATAAGGTCATTAAATTGGCACATGAAACCCTGACAAAGGCAGGAAAAGAATATCCAAGCATTGCTGTCTGCGGAATCAATCCTCATGCCGGTGAAAATGGCTTGTTTGGTAATGGTGAGGAAGAAGAAAAACTACTGCCTGGTATCCGCAAGGCCCAATCAGAAGGAATCAATGTATCTGGCCCGCATCCGGCGGATACACTCTTCTTCCGTGCAGGACGTGGTGATTTTGATATTGTGGTTGCCTGTTATCACGATCAAGGACACGGGCCTATAAAAGTACTTGGTCTGGAAGCAGGTGTTAATATTACTGTTGGATTAAAAGGGGGCATTATCCGTACATCTGTTGATCATGGGACTGCTTTTGATATTGCAGGGAAAAATATAGCTGATGAACGCAGTATGATTGAAGCTATTCGGGTGGCTGTAGAATTAGCTCCGAAAAGTTAG
- a CDS encoding four-carbon acid sugar kinase family protein, producing the protein MKIAIIADDLTGANDSGVQLARYGLKTSVLLDPQPGHWVSSDAVVIDTDSRSVCAEEAYRRVKAAAQMVKAYHPIIYKKIDSTLRGNIGAEIDAVYDAIQPAFVVIAPGYPQNGRTVSNGYHYLHGTLLHETEISRDPKSPVRESYIPALLASQTKRPVGLITRKTLQLGFEEFKNKLDEWRLKETPYIVFDSETEEDLQNLAQYVHDIDEAVVWVGSAGLANHLPEIYHWQRPKKEIMIPENQDPVLFVVGSVSQVSRKQLDRALALSDVKGIQLHSLQLVRGNKCRSEETERALQQAKQWAEQGYHIALYSSASPHEVKQAQEEGKTRGLTPADVGNLISESLGMVASKLIQLGYFKGMLLTGGDTARQVCNNLGVKGFELLDELETGVPIGTLINGLNQYVITKAGAFGSEHTFIRAIKRLQGVDAK; encoded by the coding sequence ATGAAAATCGCAATCATTGCTGACGATTTAACAGGAGCCAATGATAGCGGGGTTCAACTGGCCCGCTATGGTTTAAAAACATCTGTATTGCTTGATCCCCAGCCGGGGCACTGGGTGAGCAGTGATGCCGTCGTAATAGATACAGACAGCCGTTCAGTTTGTGCAGAAGAAGCTTATCGACGAGTAAAAGCTGCAGCCCAGATGGTTAAAGCATATCATCCGATTATCTATAAAAAAATAGATTCTACGCTGAGAGGGAATATTGGAGCTGAGATAGACGCCGTCTATGATGCCATTCAACCCGCTTTTGTCGTGATCGCTCCCGGCTATCCCCAAAACGGGAGAACCGTGAGCAATGGATATCATTATTTACATGGCACATTATTGCATGAAACTGAGATTTCAAGAGATCCCAAGAGTCCTGTACGGGAATCTTATATCCCCGCCTTACTTGCCAGCCAGACCAAAAGGCCAGTGGGACTGATTACTCGTAAGACCTTGCAACTTGGGTTTGAGGAGTTTAAAAACAAGCTGGATGAATGGCGCTTAAAGGAAACACCTTATATTGTTTTTGACTCTGAAACAGAAGAAGATCTGCAAAATCTGGCACAATATGTGCATGATATAGATGAAGCAGTGGTATGGGTTGGTTCTGCGGGTTTGGCCAATCACTTGCCAGAAATCTATCACTGGCAGAGGCCAAAAAAAGAGATCATGATCCCGGAAAATCAAGATCCCGTGTTATTTGTCGTGGGAAGTGTCAGCCAAGTTTCAAGAAAACAGTTAGACCGCGCTTTAGCCTTGTCTGACGTCAAGGGAATACAACTTCATTCTTTACAACTGGTGAGAGGAAATAAATGCCGTTCGGAGGAAACCGAAAGAGCCCTGCAGCAAGCCAAGCAGTGGGCTGAACAGGGATATCATATCGCCCTCTATTCCTCTGCCTCTCCCCATGAGGTGAAACAAGCACAAGAAGAAGGTAAAACAAGAGGATTAACCCCTGCGGACGTCGGCAATCTGATCAGTGAAAGCCTGGGAATGGTTGCCTCTAAGCTGATCCAATTAGGTTACTTTAAGGGCATGTTGCTGACAGGTGGAGATACGGCCAGACAAGTATGTAACAATCTTGGCGTCAAGGGATTCGAATTGCTGGATGAACTGGAAACCGGAGTGCCAATAGGTACATTAATCAATGGTCTAAACCAGTATGTGATCACAAAAGCGGGGGCCTTTGGTTCTGAACATACTTTTATTCGTGCAATCAAACGATTACAAGGAGTAGATGCAAAATGA
- a CDS encoding DUF1648 domain-containing protein translates to MGTNHYRTQAPERPPLISALDVVLYLLLLAALVTGVLFRPMLPEKIAVHFNPSGEPTRYESSSFTLWFIPVLGMGLVLFNNLMHWLALSWMYYFQTDSEEDAQQNGGESGGLTGKQKQEMARLFAFLKVFLTVMFISIQAYVIYWNMPGTDSHTWWLRIGVDLLIGLFFVLLGLLFYRSHLPVNIPWWPGHRSQEVNQVFNKRMSLAMVLAGLLLIVLSIVLDELNIGSVLIVTLVIPLAGIVWGIIAAQRIWKQLKEGHM, encoded by the coding sequence ATGGGTACAAATCATTATAGGACGCAAGCTCCTGAGCGGCCGCCGCTCATCTCTGCATTGGATGTGGTGTTATATCTGCTTCTTTTGGCTGCACTGGTGACAGGAGTTCTTTTTCGGCCTATGTTACCTGAGAAGATTGCCGTTCATTTCAATCCTTCCGGTGAGCCTACTCGTTATGAATCCTCATCCTTTACCCTGTGGTTTATCCCAGTATTGGGCATGGGGCTTGTCCTGTTTAATAATCTCATGCACTGGCTGGCGCTTTCTTGGATGTATTATTTTCAGACTGACTCTGAAGAAGACGCTCAGCAGAATGGCGGAGAGAGCGGGGGACTAACCGGGAAACAAAAACAGGAAATGGCCCGCCTATTTGCCTTTCTTAAAGTGTTTTTAACAGTCATGTTTATTAGCATACAGGCTTACGTCATATATTGGAATATGCCTGGCACTGATTCACACACATGGTGGCTCCGGATCGGTGTTGATCTATTAATAGGTTTGTTTTTTGTATTGTTAGGATTACTTTTTTACCGCAGCCACTTGCCTGTCAATATCCCCTGGTGGCCGGGTCATCGTTCCCAGGAAGTAAACCAGGTGTTTAATAAAAGAATGAGCTTGGCTATGGTCTTGGCGGGTCTGTTACTGATCGTGTTAAGTATTGTCTTAGATGAGTTAAACATTGGTTCAGTGCTTATCGTTACCCTTGTGATTCCTTTGGCCGGTATCGTTTGGGGAATTATCGCTGCCCAAAGGATTTGGAAACAATTGAAGGAAGGGCATATGTGA
- a CDS encoding MFS transporter produces the protein METIKLKWLIITQSSVFFASSLIFPFYILFIKNVGTSYAQFGLAYGIFGLSAALIHPVIGRLSRRVNHYYLLIINAWGIAAVLLFFPHINSVFQVYFIQVILGLFGALQKHGEKILLAELTDGLERGMKIGHYHFWTSIFSAFAIILGGFLSDYFTVYIIFYISSIIFFISGLLLACKSM, from the coding sequence ATGGAAACAATTAAACTCAAATGGTTAATCATTACTCAAAGCAGTGTTTTCTTTGCCAGCAGCCTCATTTTCCCCTTTTACATCCTGTTTATCAAAAATGTTGGCACAAGCTATGCTCAATTTGGGTTAGCCTATGGCATATTTGGCTTAAGCGCGGCTCTGATTCATCCAGTAATAGGCCGCTTGTCCAGGAGAGTCAATCATTATTACTTGTTAATCATCAATGCTTGGGGAATAGCAGCTGTCCTATTATTTTTTCCACATATCAATAGTGTCTTCCAAGTATACTTCATCCAAGTTATTCTTGGATTGTTTGGGGCGCTGCAAAAACATGGAGAAAAAATACTCTTAGCAGAATTGACGGACGGCCTGGAAAGAGGAATGAAAATAGGCCATTATCATTTTTGGACATCTATCTTCTCTGCTTTTGCCATCATACTCGGTGGATTTTTATCAGATTATTTCACCGTTTATATTATTTTTTATATTAGTTCAATCATCTTTTTTATCAGTGGATTGCTTCTCGCATGTAAGAGTATGTAG
- a CDS encoding TAXI family TRAP transporter solute-binding subunit: MNKKLLILMASVIVLMIMLTGCGDSETGSDGSSVSLQFPTASTTGTIYPLGSAMANLWHEELGYQVSAQASNGGVHNLNLLKDGEADISFATVGIIWEAYHGERSFEGRQYDDVRIIAGLYYNPNQFVVRAEAGIGSIADIKGKRFAPGASGSTPEVESSIILTEYGLNYPDDIQANFVGFTEAIDLMRNNQIDGALIQAGLPTAAVTEMTSTAGGKLIGIDPEIRASLMEKYPWYSDFVIPAGTYDNQDEDVETLAIKMMLIADASVDEEVIYNLVKTMWENVEKLESAHPIVEQFDINQATTDLAGIPLHPGAEKYYKETGVLTE, from the coding sequence GGATGTGGAGATTCGGAAACCGGAAGCGATGGTTCATCAGTGAGTTTGCAATTTCCGACAGCTTCCACAACGGGTACCATTTACCCTCTAGGTTCAGCCATGGCCAATTTATGGCATGAAGAATTGGGCTATCAAGTGAGTGCCCAAGCATCTAATGGTGGGGTACATAATCTAAACCTGCTGAAAGATGGGGAAGCAGATATCTCGTTTGCCACAGTGGGGATTATTTGGGAAGCCTACCATGGTGAACGTTCATTTGAAGGAAGACAATATGATGACGTGAGAATCATAGCTGGATTATATTATAACCCGAACCAATTTGTTGTCCGTGCAGAGGCGGGGATCGGATCAATAGCTGACATTAAAGGGAAACGCTTTGCGCCAGGTGCCAGCGGAAGCACGCCTGAAGTCGAATCCAGCATTATTCTCACTGAATATGGATTAAACTACCCGGATGACATCCAGGCCAATTTTGTAGGTTTTACGGAAGCAATTGATCTGATGAGAAATAATCAGATTGATGGGGCATTAATTCAGGCTGGTCTCCCTACAGCAGCCGTGACCGAAATGACGTCCACCGCCGGAGGAAAATTAATTGGTATTGATCCTGAGATACGGGCCTCATTAATGGAAAAATACCCCTGGTACTCAGATTTCGTGATTCCGGCTGGAACCTATGACAACCAAGATGAAGATGTAGAAACCTTGGCCATTAAAATGATGCTGATTGCCGATGCCTCAGTTGATGAGGAAGTGATATACAATTTAGTGAAAACGATGTGGGAAAACGTAGAAAAACTAGAATCAGCCCATCCAATTGTAGAACAGTTTGATATTAACCAAGCAACAACAGACTTAGCTGGCATTCCGCTTCATCCAGGAGCTGAAAAATACTATAAAGAAACAGGGGTGTTAACAGAATAA
- a CDS encoding sigma-54-dependent Fis family transcriptional regulator — MKKIKALVIAPYPGLKQLANTLAKEQTLFDITVRQGDLEEAIPIAKQFEKEGYDLIISRGGTARLLREHTSLPVIEIQVSGYDILRTLTLVKDYNTGFHLIGFPNICQGFVSVSNLLQINIPHTIIHSQEEVRQAVQTAKAGGARIIIGDTITYKTAEEYGLQGILITSGKESLLEAFEQARQTYDIIENMTKKVQAYAQLLQRTKEPIIIYDQQGIIQLANPSFKKMLPAIDEEDMKGSSVYTYLPFLKHIDTHSNQKTEAQETSHMITINGQMIEVNKGSLELAQGSKQYYLRFSTQLNHSNGKHAISIMTTTPAISSFSQILGTSQAIKNVIEQGQSLAQQTGPIALYGENGTGKKTLAGIIHSSGLQQEGDFLLIRINHDSQEAMERLIQLLGNIDLGTLAIQGIECLAINKQEKITAAIETKKCQVIFIFTESPLDLLQKKKLSPELAKQVKKRQIRLPSLKEHLEDLNEYIRMFIAQYNVKFGKQIVGIRDQALNLLYEHSWPGNLSELSDVIAKAVHSATGEYIDQNDLVPHLQAIDHCGDLEKVPIDLNKPLAEIEKDIITRVLQEENMNQTRAAQRLGINRSTLWRKLK; from the coding sequence GTGAAGAAAATAAAAGCATTAGTGATCGCTCCCTATCCGGGATTAAAACAGCTGGCTAACACACTGGCCAAAGAACAAACATTATTTGATATAACAGTAAGGCAAGGAGATTTAGAAGAAGCAATCCCCATTGCCAAACAATTTGAAAAAGAAGGTTATGACCTGATTATCAGCCGCGGCGGAACAGCCCGGTTGTTAAGGGAACATACATCATTGCCGGTCATTGAGATACAGGTATCAGGGTATGATATTCTGCGTACGTTAACCTTGGTTAAGGATTATAATACTGGCTTTCATCTCATAGGATTCCCTAACATTTGCCAGGGATTTGTCTCAGTATCTAATTTGTTACAGATTAACATCCCCCATACCATTATCCATTCCCAGGAAGAGGTAAGACAAGCTGTTCAAACAGCCAAAGCTGGTGGGGCCCGGATCATTATAGGAGACACAATTACGTATAAAACGGCAGAGGAATACGGCCTGCAAGGAATACTGATTACGTCAGGCAAAGAGTCGCTATTAGAGGCATTTGAACAAGCAAGACAAACCTATGATATTATTGAAAACATGACTAAAAAGGTGCAAGCCTATGCACAATTACTGCAAAGGACAAAAGAACCCATTATCATTTATGATCAACAAGGAATCATTCAATTGGCCAACCCATCGTTTAAGAAAATGTTGCCTGCAATTGATGAAGAAGACATGAAAGGTTCTTCTGTTTATACCTATTTGCCGTTTTTAAAGCATATTGATACACATTCAAATCAAAAAACAGAAGCTCAAGAAACTTCACATATGATAACGATTAATGGGCAAATGATTGAAGTTAACAAAGGAAGCTTAGAGTTGGCCCAGGGTAGCAAACAGTACTATTTAAGATTTTCTACTCAGTTAAATCATTCAAATGGGAAGCATGCTATATCCATCATGACAACCACACCCGCCATTAGCTCTTTTTCCCAAATTCTCGGTACCAGCCAAGCCATAAAAAATGTGATTGAACAAGGGCAAAGCCTGGCACAACAAACCGGCCCAATTGCATTGTACGGTGAAAACGGAACAGGAAAGAAAACATTAGCTGGTATTATCCATAGTTCCGGCCTGCAACAAGAGGGAGACTTTTTACTGATCCGCATCAATCATGATTCTCAGGAGGCTATGGAACGTTTAATACAGCTATTAGGCAATATTGACTTGGGAACACTTGCAATACAAGGAATTGAGTGTTTGGCAATCAACAAGCAAGAGAAAATTACAGCGGCGATTGAGACGAAAAAGTGCCAGGTTATTTTTATATTCACCGAAAGTCCACTTGATTTACTTCAAAAGAAAAAATTGTCTCCTGAACTGGCTAAGCAAGTTAAGAAGAGGCAGATCAGATTGCCTTCGCTCAAAGAACACTTGGAAGATTTGAACGAATATATTAGGATGTTTATCGCCCAATATAATGTGAAATTTGGGAAGCAAATTGTAGGTATTCGTGATCAGGCATTAAACCTGCTTTATGAACATTCTTGGCCAGGAAATTTGAGTGAATTAAGCGATGTGATCGCCAAGGCGGTCCATTCAGCCACTGGAGAGTATATCGATCAAAATGACCTTGTCCCTCATCTACAAGCGATTGATCATTGTGGTGATTTAGAAAAAGTGCCCATTGATTTGAATAAGCCATTGGCAGAAATCGAAAAAGATATTATTACGAGAGTATTACAGGAAGAAAATATGAACCAAACCCGAGCCGCTCAGAGACTGGGGATCAATCGAAGCACTTTATGGCGAAAACTAAAATAA
- a CDS encoding 2-keto-3-deoxygluconate permease, protein MKIKATLDRIPGGMMVVPLLLAATINTFAPDLLRIGGFTEALFVNGASALIALFLLCAGAQINLRNIGVAIGKGTTLLVVKWVVGAAVGLLAYIMAGPNGLFLGLAPIAIIAAMTNSNGGLYMAIVGQYGKEDDKAAYSILALNDGPFLTMVALAIFGAMGFVDGMFPVTAFISVLLPVVVGMILGNFDSEMRDFLAKGSDMLIPFFAFALGMGINFEAIIQGGLSGVMLGVATVLLTGTAGYLVFKAFGWNPIVGAAEGSTAGNAVATPAAIAAANASFASVADLATVQVAASTVTTAILLPIYIAFLVKRLEKKNKLQQYYQSAN, encoded by the coding sequence ATGAAGATCAAGGCAACACTTGATCGGATTCCTGGCGGGATGATGGTTGTACCGTTGTTGTTAGCGGCAACCATTAATACCTTTGCACCGGATCTGCTTAGAATTGGAGGCTTTACAGAAGCGCTATTTGTTAATGGTGCAAGCGCTTTAATCGCCCTGTTTTTGCTTTGTGCAGGGGCTCAAATTAACTTAAGAAATATAGGCGTCGCTATTGGAAAAGGCACCACCCTGCTGGTTGTTAAGTGGGTTGTCGGTGCTGCTGTAGGATTACTTGCTTATATCATGGCTGGACCAAATGGTTTGTTTTTGGGCTTGGCGCCTATTGCCATCATTGCCGCTATGACTAACAGCAACGGCGGTCTGTACATGGCCATTGTCGGACAGTACGGTAAAGAAGATGATAAGGCAGCTTACTCTATCTTAGCCCTAAACGACGGACCTTTCCTAACCATGGTGGCGCTGGCCATCTTTGGGGCGATGGGCTTTGTTGACGGCATGTTCCCTGTAACCGCGTTTATCTCTGTCTTACTCCCGGTTGTTGTTGGAATGATCTTAGGTAACTTCGACTCTGAAATGAGGGATTTCTTGGCAAAAGGAAGCGATATGCTGATTCCGTTCTTTGCCTTTGCTTTGGGAATGGGCATTAACTTTGAAGCCATCATCCAGGGTGGTTTGAGCGGTGTCATGTTAGGTGTAGCCACCGTGCTGCTAACTGGAACTGCAGGCTATCTGGTCTTTAAAGCTTTTGGGTGGAATCCTATCGTCGGAGCAGCAGAAGGTTCTACGGCAGGTAATGCAGTGGCCACTCCAGCTGCTATAGCTGCGGCCAATGCATCTTTTGCCAGTGTGGCTGATCTGGCTACGGTCCAGGTGGCAGCCAGCACCGTAACCACAGCCATTTTATTACCCATTTACATTGCCTTCCTGGTTAAACGCTTAGAAAAGAAAAACAAGCTGCAGCAATACTATCAATCAGCAAATTAG
- a CDS encoding MBL fold metallo-hydrolase yields the protein MKPVTKKKVDGVERIELPTPFPVGPVNVYLVQGEKLTLIDTGPNTAENFDLLKQELSTRGYSIHDLEQIVLTHHHVDHVGLLDRILLDNPVPVYGHPNCRVWLRQDKKFADWYLRFYTTFLERFGVPAELRGGVYLALKMMDKYSCHTDLDGELLEGDRVPGLPGWRVIETKGHAQSHISFYRASDKVLIGGDHIIKHISSNALIEPPADPDQPRVKPLMQYHENLIKCAHMPIDIVLSGHGEPVENVPQLVSERLNHAQKRAQDIKEIIQDGPKSGFEIVQALFPTKYQSEPMLTVSETAGHLDLLVERGDILEEEDNGILTYRTCLEG from the coding sequence ATGAAACCTGTAACAAAAAAGAAAGTGGATGGGGTGGAGAGAATTGAGCTGCCAACGCCTTTTCCTGTTGGACCGGTCAATGTATATCTGGTTCAAGGCGAAAAGCTGACTTTGATTGATACCGGACCCAATACTGCCGAAAATTTTGATCTGTTAAAGCAGGAGCTGTCCACAAGAGGGTACAGCATCCATGATCTTGAACAAATTGTCTTAACCCACCATCATGTGGATCATGTCGGTTTATTAGACCGCATTTTGCTGGACAATCCGGTGCCTGTCTATGGCCACCCCAACTGCCGTGTCTGGCTGCGTCAAGATAAGAAGTTTGCGGACTGGTACCTTCGCTTTTACACCACCTTTTTAGAGCGTTTCGGCGTACCAGCTGAATTGAGAGGTGGGGTCTATCTAGCTCTCAAAATGATGGATAAGTATTCCTGCCATACGGATCTGGATGGGGAGCTGCTTGAAGGTGATCGTGTGCCCGGATTACCGGGGTGGCGTGTGATCGAAACGAAAGGTCATGCCCAAAGCCACATTTCCTTCTACCGGGCCTCCGATAAAGTGTTGATCGGTGGTGACCATATCATCAAACACATCTCGTCTAACGCCCTGATTGAACCTCCGGCTGATCCTGATCAACCACGAGTGAAGCCCCTGATGCAATATCATGAAAACCTGATAAAATGTGCACATATGCCGATTGACATCGTCCTGTCCGGCCATGGTGAGCCGGTGGAAAATGTACCGCAATTGGTCAGTGAACGGCTGAATCATGCACAAAAACGGGCCCAGGATATCAAGGAGATTATTCAAGACGGTCCGAAAAGCGGTTTTGAAATTGTGCAGGCCCTGTTTCCGACTAAATATCAATCGGAGCCCATGTTAACAGTTTCTGAGACGGCAGGTCATTTAGATCTCCTAGTCGAACGGGGAGACATTTTAGAGGAAGAAGACAATGGTATTCTAACCTATCGGACTTGCCTTGAGGGCTAA